Below is a window of Christensenella minuta DNA.
CATGCGCTCATTGGTCCCAACGGTGCGGGGAAAACGTCCCTGGTGAATATCCTCGGCGGCGTCTTTGCTCCCGATTCCGGCGAAATCTTCCTTAACAGGCAGCCCTATCAGCCCACGTCTCCCATGGCGGCGCAAAAAAACGGCATTTTCACCGTATACCAGCAGCCCAATCTTGTCGGCTGCCTTTCGATTATGGAAAATATCTTCCTCGGTATCAAAAAGGGGCCCTTTGACCTTTTTATGCACTGGCGTTATATGAAGAAGAAAACTACTGAGCTTCTGCATTATTTCGACTTGCAAAAGCCGCCCTCTGCATTGGTATCCGACCTCTCCGGAAGCGAAAAAAACATCATCACCATTGCAAAGGCGTGCATTGCGAATGCCGAAATACTGATTATGGACGAGCCCACCGCCGGGCTCACCGCCGTGGAGCAGGTATATGTTTTCAACCTCCTGCGAAAGATCAAAGCCCGCGGCACCAGCGTCATTTATATCACACACCGCATTGACGAGGTCATCGACCATTGCGACAGGGTCACGGTGCTTGTGGATGGCACGAACAAATACAGCGGCGCGGTGAGCGGCACCACAAAGGATGAGCTCCATCTGATTATGTCCGGCCGGGCGCTCAACCACGATCTTCATGTGAGCGGCAACGAAAAGGGCGAAACCCTTCTCGAGGTCCGGAACCTCGAAAAAAATCCCATCTACCGGGACATCAGCTTCAAGGCCCGCAAGGGCCAGATCCTCGGTATTGCGGGCGCGGTCGGTTCCGGACGTTCCGCCATTCTGCGCACCATTATCGGCGAATTCAAAAAGGATGACGGCAGCATTTTCCTCAAAGGTAAAAAAACGCACTTTGTCCACCCCCTTGATGCGATTAAAAACGGCGTCGCATACCTGACCGATGACCGCATCATGCAAGGCATTTTCCCCAATTTAAGCGTATCCGAAAACTGCATGATTTCGCACCATTCCGCCGATCATATGCTGATCGACCCGCAAAGGCAGGTTGCGGACACGCTTGAGAGCATAATCGACCTTGATATCAAACTTCAGGACATCAATGAACCGATTTTAAACTTAAGCGGCGGAAACCAGCAAAAGGTGCTGCTGGCGCGGTGCATGGCCGCGGATTGCGATATCCTTTTGCTTGACGAGCCGACGAAGGGCGTGGATGTTTCCACCCGCAACGATATTTATTTGTGGATTCAGGAGAAAGTACAAAATGGCTGTACAGTCGTCATCAGCAGCTCCGAGATTTCCGAGCTGCTCATGCTCAGCACTTATATTATTGTTCTGAACCGCGGGAGGATTGCCGACCGGATGCTCCACAGGGATGCGAGCGAAAGCCGCATTCGGGCCGCGATGCAAAGTTAGGGCTGTTCCCGCTTTCTTTTGCTAATATTAAAGTAGCATGAAACCCCCGGCATTACAAATTAAAAAACGCTCCCCGAACATACGTTTCAGAGAGCGTTTTTATCTGACAGGATTATGTAAAGGAAAGTTTGCTTCAGAAATCGAGCGCGGCGTCTGCCGCCACTCCCTTGGCGCCTGCCGAAACCAGCGCTTCCGCAGTCTGCCTGTCTTCAATCGTCCCCGCCGCTTCGATCTCGGCGTTCTTTACAAGACCGGCGATATACGCAATATCCTCCGCCGTCACTTTGCGTGCCTGCAGGGGCTTAAAGCCCGTTGAAGGCAAGATCACATCCGCGCCGAGGGAATCCGCGAGTTCCACAGCGGTCTTTACCTGCTCTTTTGTGAGGAGTACCGTTTCGATCATCACCTTGGCCCTGCAGCCCGCTGCATGCGCCGCGTCTACAACGCCTTTCACTTCCTCTTTTACAACGCCGAGGTCGCCCACCTTCACTGCCGCTGCATTCATTACCATGCAAACTTCCTGCGCGCCGTCCCCGATCACGAGTTTTGCTTCGTTGACCTTAATCTTAGGAAGGTCCGCGCCCAGCGGATAACTGACCGAGGAGCAGCATTTTGTATCCGTCCCCTTGAGCGCTTTTGCCGCAACGGCTACCACGCTCGGGAATACGCTTACGCTGCTAAGGCCCTTATCCGCCGCCTTACGGCAGATATCACCGATATATTCTTCCGTCATACCGCACTTGAGTACCGTCTGATTCAATTCCATCTTTTTCCCACCTTTCTTATTGGTCAAAGCCTTCCATGATCTTGAACGCCGAGCTCGTCGCGATCCGCGAAGCTCCCGCTTCCATCATGGCGACCGCATCCTCCGTCGTCCGCACGCCGCCCGACGTCATAATCTTGATGGCATCCCCAAAATTCTTCTTCACAAGCCGCACGTTGCCAAGCGTCGTCGAAAATCCGTACCCCGGGTTTGTCTTAAGGAAGGGAACGCCCAGCTTAACCGCGATTTCCACACACTTAAGCTGCTGGTCTTCGGTCATCAGGCTGCAAAAATACAGCCATTTTATCACCCTGCCGTCCGCAAGCTCGAGCATCGGCTTGAAGTCTTCTTCCACCTTCTTATAGTTCCCCGACATGAACGCACTGATGTCGATCCCGCAGTCAAGCTCGTCCGCGCCATCCGCAATCGCCTGCTTGGCCTGTGCGTATTTATCCTCAAAAGTCATTCCGCCGAGCGGATAGTTACACAGTGCGCAAATCTTTTTGCCTGCCTCATGATACATAGGCGCAACATAGGGCACATAAAAGGGTTCGATCGCGATTGCCGCAAAGTTGTAGGGAATCGTCGATTTTGCAAATTCCGTTACCTGTTCCACCGTGGGCGCCGGCGCCGCGCCGATCGAGGCGTCAATGCCCTGTTCGACGATTTCGCGTGTAATTTTAGTCATCTTGATTATCCTCCTGAAAATTTGGTCCTCTTTTATTTCGCTTCATGCTCCAGTACAAGCTTTACGCCCGAGCTGGTGCCAAGACGATCCGCGCCCTCCGCAAGGAAAGCCAGCATGTCTTCATAGGTCTTCATCCCGCCGGCCGCTTTCATCTTGACATCCGGTCCGATATTTTCACGGAAAAGAATAATGTCTTCAATCGTCGCTCCGGCCGTGCCAAAACCCGTGGAAGTCTTGATATAATCCGCTTTTGCATTCGTTACCGCCCTGCACATGGCAATCTTTTCATCTTCGGTCAGGTAGCACGTTTCGATAATAACCTTAAGGATCTTATCGCCGCACGCAGCCTTGATCTCCCTGATCTCATCCTCGATCTTTCCGAAAT
It encodes the following:
- the deoC gene encoding deoxyribose-phosphate aldolase, whose amino-acid sequence is MTKITREIVEQGIDASIGAAPAPTVEQVTEFAKSTIPYNFAAIAIEPFYVPYVAPMYHEAGKKICALCNYPLGGMTFEDKYAQAKQAIADGADELDCGIDISAFMSGNYKKVEEDFKPMLELADGRVIKWLYFCSLMTEDQQLKCVEIAVKLGVPFLKTNPGYGFSTTLGNVRLVKKNFGDAIKIMTSGGVRTTEDAVAMMEAGASRIATSSAFKIMEGFDQ
- a CDS encoding sugar ABC transporter ATP-binding protein, translating into MRQAFVKTDDAAYSLLDCSMLIQKAVAMEESVMLLEMKQVTKKIFSSVLLDHVDFSMEKGEIHALIGPNGAGKTSLVNILGGVFAPDSGEIFLNRQPYQPTSPMAAQKNGIFTVYQQPNLVGCLSIMENIFLGIKKGPFDLFMHWRYMKKKTTELLHYFDLQKPPSALVSDLSGSEKNIITIAKACIANAEILIMDEPTAGLTAVEQVYVFNLLRKIKARGTSVIYITHRIDEVIDHCDRVTVLVDGTNKYSGAVSGTTKDELHLIMSGRALNHDLHVSGNEKGETLLEVRNLEKNPIYRDISFKARKGQILGIAGAVGSGRSAILRTIIGEFKKDDGSIFLKGKKTHFVHPLDAIKNGVAYLTDDRIMQGIFPNLSVSENCMISHHSADHMLIDPQRQVADTLESIIDLDIKLQDINEPILNLSGGNQQKVLLARCMAADCDILLLDEPTKGVDVSTRNDIYLWIQEKVQNGCTVVISSSEISELLMLSTYIIVLNRGRIADRMLHRDASESRIRAAMQS
- the deoC gene encoding deoxyribose-phosphate aldolase, producing MKANDILKHVDHTLLKADSTWEQIQKLTEEAIENKTASICIPPTYIKRVNDKYGDKINICTVIGFPLGYSVTAAKVAEAKQAIADGANEVDMVINICDAKNGDFGKIEDEIREIKAACGDKILKVIIETCYLTEDEKIAMCRAVTNAKADYIKTSTGFGTAGATIEDIILFRENIGPDVKMKAAGGMKTYEDMLAFLAEGADRLGTSSGVKLVLEHEAK
- the deoC gene encoding deoxyribose-phosphate aldolase; translated protein: MELNQTVLKCGMTEEYIGDICRKAADKGLSSVSVFPSVVAVAAKALKGTDTKCCSSVSYPLGADLPKIKVNEAKLVIGDGAQEVCMVMNAAAVKVGDLGVVKEEVKGVVDAAHAAGCRAKVMIETVLLTKEQVKTAVELADSLGADVILPSTGFKPLQARKVTAEDIAYIAGLVKNAEIEAAGTIEDRQTAEALVSAGAKGVAADAALDF